The following are from one region of the Capsicum annuum cultivar UCD-10X-F1 chromosome 1, UCD10Xv1.1, whole genome shotgun sequence genome:
- the LOC124898656 gene encoding histone chaperone RTT106-like produces the protein MKKFKAFTDEPKDIFIDGLKAHLEGVTAITSSEDGEDGDDDRDLGGKTISRHVTRGTGMSKPRASRKTSMIENLEKRVFRLEESIKDIVDFVKEKRLRRAEKEKCAGAKSAFSGKGVCDDNGIKKALLEVAALEQASINADEVMIPEVAAVVEKENLDEEKNKADGSTGMEKEDDDERRQDEDDKSEKSGCEEENNEGNEEKVEEKNAEEVEKEEGEEHKKKEKIMHQKKRHRGERKRK, from the exons ATGAAAAAGTTCAAAGCATTCACAGATGAACCGAAGGACATATTCATCGATGGCTTGAAGGCCCATCTGGAGGGTGTGACTGCCATCACCTCATCGGAGGATGGTGAGGATGGGGATGATGATCGGGATTTGGGTGGAAAAACTATTTCAAGGCATGTCACTCGGGGTACAGGGATGAGTAAGCCGAGAGCATCAAGAAAGACATCGATGATTGAAAATCTAGAAAAGCGTGTGTTTAGGCTGGAGGAGTCGATTAAGGACATCGTTGATTTTGTGAAAGAGAAGAGGCTGAGGAGAGCAGAAAAGGAGAA GTGTGCAGGTGCAAAGTCGGCATTCAGCGGAAAGGGTGTCTGCGATGACAATGGCATTAAAAAAGCGCTCCTTGAGGTAGCAGCTTTGGAACAGGCCTCGATCAATGCTGATGAGGTGATGATCCCTGAGGTTGCAGCTGTTGTAGAGAAGGAAAATCTCGATGAAG aaaaaaacaAAGCTGATGGATCAACTGGTATGGAGAAGGAGGATGATGATGAACGCAGGCAGGATGAAGATGATAAAAGTGAGAAAAgtggttgtgaagaagaaaacaatgaaGGAAATGAAGAGAAAGTAGAAGAGAAGAATGCAGAAGAAGTAGAgaaagaagagggagaagaacataaaaaaaaggaaaaaataatgcacCAGAAAAAAAGGCATCGGGGAGAaagaaaacgaaaataa
- the LOC107842408 gene encoding inactive beta-amylase 9: MEVSVMGSSQVNFGRNDLGCREAVNCSFTKNLVVNISSSLKNSKICVGQSVKLGGKCLSRFSLKASGCSQAEPVLSKNNRNPKQTDGVKLFVGLPLDAVSNTNTVNHARAIAAGLKALKLLGVDGIELPIWWGVVEKETMGKYNWTGYLALAEMIQKLGLKLHVSLCFHASEEAKIPLPEWVSRIGETDPSIFFKNGSGQSYKDCLSFAVTDVPVLDGKTPVEVYREFCESFKATFSPFMGTTITGISIGLGPEGELCYPSRHNPSKMNNHQGAGEFQCYDKYMLSSLTQCAESNGNPLWGLGGPHDAPGYDQPPMTSNFFKENGGSWETSYGDFFLSWYSEQLISHGSQLLSLASETFHDVPISICGKVPLVHSWYRTRSHPSELTSGFYNTANRDGYVEVVEMFAKHSCQIILPGMDLSDNHQPNESLSSPELVLSQITSSCRKHGVEILGQNSLVANAANGLEQIKKNLSGDKEMSLFTYQRMGADFFSPEHFPAFTQFVRNLNQPELDSDDQPMKEEIRVASNHLQMQAA, translated from the exons ATGGAGGTTTCAGTGATGGGAAGTTCTCAGGTGAATTTTGGTAGGAATGATTTGGGATGCAGAGAAGCTGTGAATTGTAGTTTTACCAAGAATCTGGTTGTGAACATCTCTTCttctttgaaaaattcaaaaatatgtgTTGGCCAAAGTGTAAAATTGGGTGGAAAATGTTTGAGTAGGTTTAGTCTGAAGGCATCTGGTTGTTCACAAGCTGAACCAGTCCTATCAAAGAATAACAGAAATCCTAAGCAG ACTGACGGTGTGAAACTATTTGTTGGGTTGCCACTTGATGCTGTTTCAAATACTAATACAGTAAACCATGCTAGAGCAATTGCAGCTGGATTAAAAGCGCTGAAGTTACTAGGTGTAGATGGCATAGAACTCCCAATCTGGTGGGGAGTTGTTGAGAAGGAAACCATGGGAAAGTATAACTGGACAGGCTACCTTGCACTTGCTGAAATGATCCAGAAGTTGGGACTTAAGCTTCATGTGTCACTTTGCTTCCATGCATCAGAGGAAGCGAAAATTCCACTCCCAGAATGGGTTTCTCGGATTGGTGAAACTGATCCTAGTATCTTTTTTAAAAACGGATCAGGACAAAGCTATAAAGATTGTCTCTCCTTTGCTGTTACTGATGTTCCCGTCCTTGATGGAAAGACTCCAGTTGAAGTATACAGAGAGTTCTGTGAGAGCTTCAAAGCTACGTTTTCCCCATTCATGGGTACCACAATCACG GGCATTTCCATTGGTCTAGGACCAGAAGGCGAGCTTTGTTATCCTTCTCGTCACAATCCATCCAAAATGAACAATCATCAGGGAGCTGGTGAATTCCAGTGCTATGATAAATACATGCTGAGTTCTCTCACACAGTGTGCTGAAAGCAATGGGAATCCTCTTTGGGGGTTGGGTGGTCCGCACGACGCCCCTGGTTATGATCAACCACCTATGACAAGCAACTTCTTCAAGGAGAATGGAGGATCTTGGGAGACGAGTTATGGTGACTTTTTCCTTTCTTGGTACTCAGAGCAGCTGATTTCACATGGAAGCCAACTTCTTTCTCTTGCCTCTGAAACATTCCATGACGTTCCAATCTCCATTTGTGGCAAAGTTCCCCTTGTACACTCTTGGTATAGAACCCGGTCCCACCCTAGCGAGCTAACATCCGGCTTCTATAACACTGCCAACAGAGATGGTTATGTAGAAGTTGTGGAGATGTTTGCAAAGCATTCGTGCCAAATTATCTTGCCTGGGATGGATCTCTCGGACAATCACCAGCCAAACGAATCTCTCTCGAGCCCAGAGTTGGTGCTATCTCAAATTACATCATCTTGCAGAAAGCACGGAGTGGAAATCTTGGGCCAAAACTCATTGGTTGCAAATGCAGCAAATGGTTTGGAACAGATAAAGAAGAACTTGTCAGGTGACAAAGAAATGAGCTTGTTCACATATCAAAGAATGGGTGCTGATTTCTTTTCTCCTGAACATTTCCCTGCATTCACTCAATTTGTCCGGAACCTTAATCAACCAGAACTGGATTCGGATGATCAACCAATGAAAGAAGAAATACGTGTTGCGAGTAATCATCTCCAGATGCAAGCAGCTTAG